A genome region from Triticum aestivum cultivar Chinese Spring chromosome 2B, IWGSC CS RefSeq v2.1, whole genome shotgun sequence includes the following:
- the LOC123046094 gene encoding pentatricopeptide repeat-containing protein At1g77360, mitochondrial: MSATEKSTEGEGEGEGSQPVEAFLDILGRVPMGEVEGALASCGVGPTAEAAEQVLKSKTCYERPKSAVRFFRWAKASVQLTPLAWNLLVDILGKAAMFDPMWDAVLSMSQEGGLLSVATFASMFASYCARGNFKEAAMAFDVMERHGVTSDAVALNSLLAAMCRRDGGGQAAWELFERYKTTVAPDADTFAILLEAWEKEGNVQRAKSTFGEMVVRVGWDASNMPAYDAFLSTLVRGDQFNEALKFLQVMRTKGCLPGLKFFANAIDLVVRKGDHANAIAIWQIMVSDAGLVPNLPMYNAVIALCSSVGNTDYAFQMLDEMPLNGVFADSVTYNAILEGLIKQRKARETEGFLAEMSKNEQLPSASNCAAAISLFCQEFNPSAAVDVWHCIVEHQITPAEESAKELITGLLDFSRFSEVKKYTDQMLDMGIELPQPTIEKMKRAFYKAERHHTYDQIARRLKRR, from the coding sequence ATGAGCGCGACGGAGAAGAGcacggagggggagggggagggggaggggtcccAGCCCGTGGAGGCGTTCCTCGACATCCTCGGCCGCGTCCCGATGGGGGAGGTGGAGGGGGCGCTGGCCTCCTGCGGCGTCGGCCCGACGGCGGAGGCCGCGGAGCAGGTGCTCAAGTCCAAAACCTGCTACGAGCGCCCCAAATCGGCCGTCCGCTTCTTCCGCTGGGCGAAGGCGTCCGTGCAGCTCACCCCCTTGGCCTGGAACCTCCTCGTCGACATCCTCGGTAAGGCCGCCATGTTCGATCCCATGTGGGATGCCGTCCTCTCCATGAGCcaggagggcggcctcctctccgtcgCCACATTCGCCTCCATGTTCGCCTCCTACTGCGCGCGCGGCAACTTCAAGGAAGCCGCCATGGCCTTCGACGTCATGGAGCGCCACGGCGTGACCTCGGACGCCGTTGCCCTCAACTCCCTCCTCGCCGCCATGTGCCGCCGGGATGGCGGCGGGCAGGCCGCGTGGGAGCTTTTCGAACGCTACAAGACCACGGTCGCGCCCGACGCGGACACCTTCGCGATACTGCTCGAGGCGTGGGAGAAGGAGGGGAACGTCCAGCGCGCCAAGAGCACCTTCGGCGAGATGGTCGTTCGCGTCGGGTGGGACGCCAGCAACATGCCTGCCTACGATGCTTTCCTCTCCACGCTTGTGCGAGGGGACCAGTTCAACGAGGCATTGAAGTTCCTCCAGGTGATGCGGACCAAGGGCTGCCTCCCGGGGCTCAAGTTCTTTGCCAACGCGATCGACCTTGTCGTCCGCAAGGGAGACCATGCCAATGCTATTGCTATCTGGCAAATTATGGTCTCGGATGCAGGACTGGTTCCCAATCTCCCAATGTACAATGCCGTAATTGCCCTCTGCTCTAGTGTCGGTAACACCGACTACGCCTTCCagatgctcgacgaaatgccattaAATGGGGTCTTTGCAGATTCTGTTACATATAATGCCATACTTGAGGGGCTCATCAAGCAGCGCAAGGCTCGTGAGACTGAAGGTTTCCTTGCGGAGATGAGCAAGAACGAGCAGCTGCCCTCTGCCTCCAACTGTGCTGCTGCTATCAGCTTATTTTGTCAGGAGTTTAACCCATCTGCCGCAGTTGACGTGTGGCACTGCATCGTGGAGCACCAAATTACTCCggctgaggaatcagccaaagagCTAATAACTGGGCTTCTCGACTTTAGCAGGTTCTCCGAGGTGAAGAAATATACCGATCAGATGCTTGACATGGGAATTGAGTTGCCCCAGCCCACCATTGAAAAAATGAAGCGAGCATTTTACAAGGCTGAGAGGCACCACACATATGACCAAATTGCACGAAGGTTGAAGCGGCGGTAA